A section of the Delphinus delphis chromosome 1, mDelDel1.2, whole genome shotgun sequence genome encodes:
- the LOC132426114 gene encoding ATPase family AAA domain-containing protein 3 translates to MSWLFGIKGPKGEGAGPPLPLPPVQPGAEGGGDRGAGDRTGPKDKWSNFDPTGLERAAKAARELEHSRHAKEALSLAQMQEQTLQLEHQAKLKEYEAAVEQLKGEQVRVQAEERRKTLSEETRQHQARAQYQDKLSRQRYEDQLKQQQLLNEENLRKQEESVQKQEALRRATVEREMELRHKNEMLRVEAEARARAKAERDNADITREQIRLKAAEQRQTILESIRTAGTVFGEGFQAFVTDWDKVTATVAGLTLLAVGIYSAKNATSAIGRYVETRLGKPSLVRETSRITVLELLRHPVQVSRRLLSKPQDALEGVVLSPSLEARVRDIAIATRNTRKNRSVYRNILMYGPPGTGKTLFAKKLALHSGMDYAIMTGGDVAPMGRDGVTAMHKVFDWANTSRRGLLLFVDEADAFLRKRATEKISEDLRATLNAFLHRTGQHSSKFMLVLATNQPEQLDWAINDRIGEMVGFELPRREARERLVRLYFDKYVLKPATEGKQRLKLAQFDYGKKCSEIAQLTEGMSGREISQLAVAWQAMAYASEDGVLTEAMMDARVQDAIQQHKQKMQWLKAEGSRPLLPSSQAE, encoded by the exons ATGTCGTGGCTCTTCGGCATCAAGGGCCCCAAGGGCGAAGGCGCGGGGCCGCCGCTTCCGCTGCCGCCCGTGCAGCCCGGGGCCGAGGGCGGCGGGGACCGCGGCGCGGGGGACCGGACTGGGCCCAAGGACAAATGGAGCAACTTCGACCCGACGGGCCTGGAGCGCGCGGCCAAGGCGGCACGCGAGCTGGAGCACTCGC GACACGCCAAGGAGGCGCTGAGTCTGGCACAGATGCAGGAGCAGACGCTTCAGCTGGAACATCAGGCCAAGCTCAAG GAGTATGAGGCCGCCGTGGAGCAGCTGAAGGGCGAGCAGGTCCGGGTGCAGGCCGAGGAGCGGAGGAAGACCCTGAGTGAGGAGACGCGGCAGCACCAGGCC AGGGCCCAGTACCAGGATAAGCTGTCCCGGCAGCGCTATGAGGACCAGCTGAAGCAGCAG CAACTTCTCAACGAGGAGAACTTACGGAAGCAGGAGGAGTCCGTGCAGAAGCAGGAGGCCCTGCGGCGAG CCACCGTGGAGCGGGAGATGGAGCTTCGGCACAAGAATGAGATGCTGCGGGTGGAGGCCGAGGCGCGTGCCCGGGCCAAGGCTGAGCGCGACAATGCTGACATCACCCGCGAGCAGATCCGCCTGAAGGCTGCTGAGCAGCGCCAGACCATCCTGGAGTCCATCAG GACGGCTGGCACCGTGTTTGGTGAAGGATTCCAGGCCTTTGTGACAgactgggacaaagtgacagcCACG GTGGCTGGGCTGACGCTGCTGGCCGTCGGCATCTATTCCGCCAAGAACGCCACGTCGGCCATAGGGCGCTACGTGGAGACGCGGCTGGGGAAGCCGTCCCTGGTGCGGGAGACCTCTCGGATCACGGTGCTGGAGCTGCTGAGGCACCCTGTGCAG GTCAGCAGGCGGCTCCTCAGTAAGCCTCAGGACGCATTGGAGGGCGTCGTCCTCAGC CCCAGCCTGGAGGCTCGTGTGCGGGACATCGCCATTGCCACGAGGAACACCAGGAAGAACAGGAGTGTGTACCGGAACATCTTGATGTATGGGCCACCTGGGACGGGCAAGACGCTGTTTGCCAAG AAACTCGCGCTGCACTCAGGCATGGACTACGCCATCATGACGGGTGGGGATGTGGCCCCCATGGGGCGGGACGGCGTGACCGCCATGCACAAGGTCTTTGACTGGGCCAACACCAGCCGGCGAGG CCTCCTGCTCTTCGTGGACGAAGCAGATGCCTTTCTCAGGAAGCGAGCAACT GAGAAGATCAGCGAGGACCTCAGGGCCACCCTGAACGCGTTCCTGCACCGGACAGGCCAGCACAGCAGCAA GTTCATGCTGGTCCTGGCCACCAACCAGCCCGAGCAGCTGGACTGGGCCATCAACGACCGCATCGGCGAGATGGTCGGCTTCGAGCTGCCGCGGCGAGAGGCGCGGGAGCGCCTGGTGAGGCTGTATTTTGACAAGTATGTTCTTAAACCAGCCACAGAAGGAAAGCA GCGCTTGAAGCTGGCCCAGTTTGACTACGGGAAGAAGTGCTCAGAGATCGCACAGCTGACAGAGGGCATGTCGGGCCGGGAGATCTCCCAGCTTGCTGTGGCGTGGCAG GCCATGGCGTATGCCTCTGAGGATGGGGTCCTCACCGAGGCCATGATGGACGCCCGGGTCCAGGATGCCATCCAGCAGCACAAGCAGAAGATGCAGTGGCTGAAGGCAGAGGGGAGCCGGCCCCTGCTCCCAAGTTCACAGGCCGAGTGA
- the TMEM240 gene encoding transmembrane protein 240, which translates to MSMSANTMIFMILGASIVMAIACLMDMNALLDRFHNYILPHLRGEDRVCHCNCGRHHVHYVIPYDGDQSVVDASENYFVTDNVTKQEIDLMLGLLLGFCISWFLVWMDGVLHCAVRAWRAGRRYDGSWTWLPKLCSLRELGRRPHRPFEEAAGNMVHVKQKLYHNGHPSPRHL; encoded by the exons ATGTCCATGAGCGCCAACACCATGATCTTCATGATTCTGGGGGCGTCGATCGTGATG GCCATCGCGTGCTTGATGGACATGAACGCGCTGCTGGACCGATTCCACAACTACATCCTCCCGCACCTGCGGGGCGAGGACCGCGTCTGCCACTGCAACTGTGGCCG GCACCACGTCCACTACGTGATCCCGTACGACGGGGACCAGTCTGTGGTGGACGCCTCCGAGAACTACTTCGTGACAGACAACGTCACCAAGCAGGAGATCGACCTCATGCTGGGGCTGCTGCTCGGCTTCTGCATCAGCTGGTTCCTGGTGTGGATGGACGGCGTCCTGCACTGCGCCGTGCGCGCCTGGAGGGCGGGCCGGCGCTACG ACGGCTCGTGGACCTGGCTGCCCAAGCTGTGCAGCCTGCGGGAGCTGGGCCGGCGGCCACACAGGCCGTTCGAGGAGGCGGCCGGGAACATGGTGCATGTGAAGCAGAAACTCTACCACAACGGGCACCCGAGCCCGCGGCACCTCTGA